A single Candidatus Eisenbacteria bacterium DNA region contains:
- a CDS encoding RNA polymerase sigma factor RpoD/SigA has translation MDGFVADLTAAMRRGLERGSLEAEEIDTLLHAPDFDPVAFDTFLAEARLRGVRFPEDSVDPGSDPDPVPSVDHSITDIERRYLTEIQRYPLLRRENEQELWTAMRGGDENARKALILAYLRLVVSIARSYRNRGVEFLDLIEEGNVGLIAAVDRYDVDRGVHFSTYATWWIRQALARGVANQARTVRIPIHVLQMVRRYVATERRLERELHRRPEVLEIARELGLPSTRANRLRTLIHAIRTLDVDLGGDAYHGLIDSEALEQQPSIDQMVEMQMRNQHLDELLKRLSGREEAILRLRYGFYDDKMHTLAEAGEQFGLSRERIRQLIDSDTTESTSVH, from the coding sequence ATGGACGGATTTGTAGCGGATCTCACCGCGGCGATGCGGCGTGGCCTGGAACGGGGCTCGCTCGAGGCGGAGGAGATCGACACGCTCCTCCACGCGCCCGACTTCGACCCGGTCGCGTTCGACACCTTCCTCGCCGAGGCCCGCCTCCGGGGCGTCCGTTTTCCCGAAGACAGCGTGGACCCGGGGTCCGATCCCGATCCCGTGCCCAGCGTCGATCACTCGATCACCGACATCGAACGCCGCTACCTGACCGAGATCCAGCGCTACCCCCTTCTCCGCCGGGAGAACGAGCAGGAGCTCTGGACCGCGATGCGCGGAGGGGACGAAAACGCGCGGAAGGCGCTCATCCTCGCCTACCTCAGGCTCGTCGTTTCCATCGCGAGGAGCTATCGCAACCGCGGGGTGGAATTCCTGGATCTCATCGAAGAGGGAAACGTCGGGCTCATCGCCGCCGTGGACCGGTACGACGTGGACCGCGGCGTCCATTTCAGCACGTACGCGACCTGGTGGATCCGGCAGGCGCTCGCGCGGGGTGTGGCGAACCAGGCGCGAACGGTGCGGATCCCGATCCACGTCCTCCAGATGGTGCGCCGGTACGTCGCGACGGAGCGCAGGCTCGAGAGGGAGCTCCACCGCCGGCCCGAAGTGCTCGAGATCGCCCGGGAGCTGGGGCTCCCGAGCACGCGCGCGAACCGTCTGCGGACGCTCATCCACGCGATCCGCACGCTCGACGTCGATTTGGGTGGCGATGCGTACCACGGCCTGATCGACAGCGAGGCCCTCGAGCAGCAGCCTTCGATCGACCAGATGGTCGAGATGCAAATGCGAAACCAGCACCTCGACGAGCTTCTGAAGCGGCTCTCCGGGCGTGAAGAGGCGATCCTTCGTCTGCGCTACGGGTTCTACGATGACAAGATGCACACCCTCGCCGAGGCGGGGGAGCAGTTCGG
- a CDS encoding acylphosphatase produces the protein MQSSHGRLVAHMHGRVQGVGFRAFVYGVAQDLGISGSVKNCRDGSVRVEAEGPRELLDRLLLALRTGPPAARVERVTEKWGEPRGMTRFTILPM, from the coding sequence ATGCAATCGAGCCATGGGCGCCTGGTCGCTCACATGCATGGGCGGGTCCAAGGGGTCGGGTTTCGCGCCTTCGTCTATGGGGTGGCGCAGGACCTGGGGATCTCGGGATCCGTGAAGAACTGCCGCGACGGGTCCGTACGGGTCGAGGCGGAGGGTCCAAGGGAACTGCTGGACCGACTCTTGCTAGCGTTGCGGACGGGCCCCCCAGCCGCGCGGGTGGAGCGCGTCACGGAGAAGTGGGGCGAGCCGCGGGGGATGACGCGGTTCACGATTCTACCGATGTGA
- a CDS encoding protein-L-isoaspartate(D-aspartate) O-methyltransferase — protein MVEEQLRARGIHEPRVLRIMAAVPRHLFVDPAFAGRAYSDHALPIGQEQTISQPFMVALMTQALGLEGDEKVLEIGTGSGYQTAILAELADRVFTIERIPEIGIAARERLAAMGYTNVVFRIGDGSLGWREMAPFDRVIVTAGAPKIPSFLEEQMRIGGCCIVPVGDPSNQSLVRVTRAEEGLKEQVLCSCTFVPLIGREGWSAGEPG, from the coding sequence ATGGTGGAGGAACAGCTCAGGGCGCGGGGGATCCACGAGCCGCGCGTGCTCCGGATCATGGCCGCCGTGCCGCGCCATCTCTTCGTCGATCCGGCGTTCGCCGGCCGCGCCTACAGCGATCACGCGCTCCCGATCGGACAGGAGCAGACGATCTCTCAGCCGTTCATGGTCGCGCTCATGACTCAGGCGCTCGGCCTCGAAGGGGACGAGAAGGTGCTCGAGATCGGCACCGGCTCCGGCTATCAGACCGCGATCCTGGCGGAATTGGCGGACCGGGTTTTCACGATCGAACGGATCCCCGAGATCGGGATCGCGGCCCGGGAGAGGCTCGCCGCCATGGGGTACACGAACGTGGTCTTCCGAATCGGCGACGGCTCGCTGGGGTGGCGCGAAATGGCCCCCTTCGACCGCGTGATCGTGACCGCGGGCGCGCCGAAGATCCCCAGCTTTCTCGAGGAGCAGATGCGGATCGGGGGATGCTGCATCGTCCCCGTCGGCGACCCTTCGAACCAGAGCCTCGTTCGGGTCACCCGCGCGGAGGAAGGGCTCAAGGAGCAGGTGCTCTGTTCCTGCACGTTCGTTCCTCTGATCGGACGCGAGGGCTGGTCCGCGGGGGAGCCGGGTTGA
- the surE gene encoding 5'/3'-nucleotidase SurE, whose product MEILVTNDDGIHADGLRALTRSLQPLGTVTVIAPDREQSAASHALTLHRPLRIKKVEEGILSVDGTPTDCVLLGVHGFLKQKPNLVVSGINHGPNMGNDTSYSGTVAAAIEGTFLGIPSVAISLASWDSADFEPAGRVAYELVKSLLEHGMHAGMCVSVNIPPIPRADMKGIRVTRLGKRVYHDVIVEKTDPRGKLYYWIGGEDPTWEQDELSDFNAVSEGYVSVTPLMLELTDYKAIVEMESWGLKLAGTT is encoded by the coding sequence ATGGAGATCCTCGTCACGAACGACGACGGGATCCATGCCGACGGCCTTCGCGCGCTCACCCGATCGCTTCAGCCGCTCGGAACCGTCACGGTCATCGCCCCCGACCGGGAGCAGAGCGCGGCGAGCCATGCGCTGACGCTCCATCGGCCCCTCCGGATCAAGAAGGTCGAGGAGGGGATCCTGAGCGTGGACGGGACCCCGACCGATTGCGTGCTCCTCGGCGTGCACGGCTTCCTCAAGCAGAAGCCGAACCTCGTGGTCTCCGGCATCAACCACGGGCCGAACATGGGGAACGACACGAGCTATTCCGGAACGGTCGCGGCGGCCATCGAGGGAACGTTCCTGGGAATTCCCTCCGTCGCGATCTCGCTCGCGAGCTGGGATAGCGCCGACTTCGAGCCGGCGGGCAGGGTGGCGTACGAGCTGGTGAAGTCGCTGCTCGAGCACGGCATGCACGCGGGAATGTGCGTCAGCGTGAACATCCCGCCTATTCCGCGCGCCGACATGAAGGGGATCCGAGTTACAAGACTCGGCAAGCGGGTGTACCACGACGTCATCGTGGAGAAGACCGACCCGCGCGGGAAGCTCTACTATTGGATCGGCGGTGAGGATCCCACCTGGGAACAGGACGAGCTGAGCGATTTCAACGCCGTGAGCGAGGGGTACGTGTCGGTGACGCCGCTGATGCTCGAGCTGACGGATTACAAGGCCATCGTCGAGATGGAGTCGTGGGGGTTGAAGCTTGCCGGGACAACCTGA
- a CDS encoding glycosyltransferase family 2 protein gives MARRAELRRGRIVNAMAVIPARDAEATIAEVVRGLKRAIPHLTVLVVDDGSVDATSARARDAGAEVIRRDVNGGKGAALQTGFDEALRRGAEAVLTLDADGQHDPTCAAELLQGLDGSDVVIGSRDKDRTGMPWLRRATNTVTTWFVSRLAGREIQDSQSGYRAIRAEVLASVRPISQRFDYESEFLIGAGRQGFHITSTPIPTLYNAPGSHIDPFRDTIRFVRLVLRHWIR, from the coding sequence ATGGCGCGGCGCGCGGAGCTTCGGCGCGGCCGGATAGTGAACGCGATGGCCGTGATCCCCGCGCGTGACGCCGAGGCGACCATTGCCGAGGTGGTGCGGGGATTGAAGCGCGCGATCCCCCATCTCACGGTTCTCGTCGTGGACGACGGCTCCGTCGACGCCACATCCGCCCGGGCCCGCGACGCGGGCGCCGAGGTGATCCGCCGCGACGTGAACGGCGGAAAAGGCGCGGCGCTCCAAACCGGATTCGACGAGGCGTTGCGCCGCGGAGCGGAGGCGGTCCTCACGCTGGACGCGGATGGGCAGCATGACCCTACCTGCGCCGCGGAGCTGCTCCAGGGGCTCGATGGATCCGACGTCGTGATCGGGTCGCGGGACAAGGACCGGACGGGAATGCCATGGCTCCGCCGGGCGACCAACACGGTCACGACCTGGTTCGTGTCGCGCCTCGCCGGAAGGGAGATTCAGGACAGCCAGTCGGGCTACCGCGCGATCCGCGCCGAGGTCCTGGCCTCCGTGCGGCCCATCAGCCAGCGCTTCGATTACGAATCGGAGTTCTTGATCGGCGCGGGCCGTCAGGGGTTCCACATCACGTCGACCCCCATCCCGACGCTTTACAACGCCCCCGGAAGCCACATCGATCCTTTTCGCGACACCATCCGATTCGTCCGGCTCGTCCTACGGCATTGGATCCGCTGA
- a CDS encoding MerR family transcriptional regulator → MIGVKPHVLRYWETQFKMLRPKKGRGGARMYRKREVETLFQVKQLLYDQRFTIAGARRKLLDDRGSREQIELSFTRTDREEMLRALRRDLEGLLTILHRDVNGSRARARK, encoded by the coding sequence ATGATCGGCGTGAAGCCTCATGTGCTCCGGTACTGGGAAACCCAATTCAAGATGCTCCGGCCCAAGAAGGGCCGGGGCGGGGCGCGCATGTACCGGAAGCGCGAGGTGGAGACGCTCTTTCAGGTGAAGCAGCTTCTCTATGACCAGCGCTTCACGATCGCCGGGGCGCGCAGGAAGCTGCTGGATGATCGAGGGAGCCGCGAGCAGATCGAGCTGAGCTTCACCCGCACGGACCGCGAGGAGATGCTCCGGGCGCTGAGGCGCGACCTGGAGGGGCTCCTCACCATCCTGCATCGCGACGTGAACGGCTCGCGCGCCCGCGCGAGGAAGTAG
- a CDS encoding NAD(P)-dependent glycerol-3-phosphate dehydrogenase has translation MRIGTLGGGGWGTTLAILLDSKGHEVRLWVYEAEEAERMRLTRENATFLPGVPIPGGVAITTSTQEAVDGADIIVLATPSRAMREVATALLAGAGPKVANARAIVVGSKGLEPKTLLRMSEVLAQVLPQNLHRSIVVLAGPSHAEEVSRQVPTAVVAASSDAGTAALVQDVFSTERFRVYTNDDVVGVEIAAALKNVVAIAAGICDGLGFGDSTKGALLTRGLVEIARLGEALGARPGTFSGLAGMGDLIATAMSRHSRNRRLGEAIGKGMKLEEALAATKMVVEGVGTAHAAVDLARRHGVELPIAEQVRAILYDGKSAKAAIRELLTRDLKSEPRALTRR, from the coding sequence AGGATCGGAACGCTCGGGGGCGGGGGCTGGGGAACAACGCTTGCGATCCTTCTCGATTCCAAGGGGCACGAGGTGCGTCTTTGGGTCTACGAAGCGGAGGAAGCCGAGCGGATGCGGCTCACCCGCGAGAACGCAACCTTTCTCCCCGGGGTCCCGATCCCGGGCGGCGTGGCGATCACGACCTCCACGCAAGAAGCGGTGGACGGGGCCGACATCATCGTGCTCGCCACCCCATCGCGCGCGATGCGCGAGGTCGCCACCGCGCTCCTCGCGGGGGCGGGCCCCAAGGTTGCGAACGCGCGGGCGATCGTGGTGGGGAGCAAGGGGCTCGAGCCCAAGACGCTCCTGCGAATGAGCGAGGTGCTCGCCCAGGTGCTGCCCCAGAATCTCCACCGGAGCATCGTGGTCCTCGCGGGCCCGAGCCATGCCGAGGAGGTATCGCGCCAGGTGCCCACGGCGGTGGTGGCGGCCTCGAGCGACGCCGGCACGGCCGCGCTGGTCCAGGATGTGTTTTCGACCGAACGGTTCCGGGTCTACACGAACGACGACGTGGTCGGGGTCGAGATCGCGGCCGCGCTCAAGAACGTGGTCGCGATCGCCGCCGGAATCTGCGACGGCCTGGGCTTCGGCGACTCCACGAAGGGGGCTCTTCTCACGCGCGGCCTCGTCGAGATCGCGCGGCTCGGCGAGGCGCTCGGGGCGCGCCCGGGCACTTTCTCGGGGCTCGCCGGGATGGGAGATCTGATCGCGACCGCGATGAGCCGGCACAGCCGGAACCGACGCCTGGGAGAAGCGATCGGAAAGGGAATGAAGCTCGAGGAGGCGCTCGCCGCGACGAAGATGGTCGTGGAGGGAGTGGGGACGGCCCATGCCGCGGTGGACCTTGCCCGGCGGCACGGCGTGGAGCTTCCCATTGCGGAGCAGGTCCGCGCGATTCTTTACGATGGGAAGAGCGCCAAAGCGGCGATTCGGGAATTGCTGACTCGGGACCTCAAATCGGAACCACGAGCACTGACGAGGAGGTGA